A single genomic interval of Cucumis sativus cultivar 9930 chromosome 7, Cucumber_9930_V3, whole genome shotgun sequence harbors:
- the LOC101218415 gene encoding homeobox-DDT domain protein RLT3, producing MIFQVNQREAKARKVSKQDSSVPADFCGKMAAPIKTHGIGKGLMTVWQATNPDAGDFPARTIFGGQKFMDVSPVSTSSSEHSLRQGKRPPRQAKMKGRVGSKVQGKRKPLIKTRRVECNEENSQKQLCYEKCELAWEGIKSQECIDQFAVLVDDEELELKELQARKHIITSCDHFMTNGVNSCSLCKDMLAKFPPNSVKMKQPFGMQPWDSSRDICKKLFKVFNFLCTYATTLGVCSFTLDEFAESFHDKNSFLLGKVHVALLKLLFCDIEAEFSNAYLTPLSKSCKFLALVHSLGSKDFALEVWKKSLNPLTWTEILRQVLVAAGFCSKQDALQKETLSKEMDLVSKYGLQRGTLKGELFIILSEQGNNGIKVSDLIRESKIVDLNVAGTTEELELQICSTLSSDITLFEKISSSAYRLRPSPAIMDVDEFQSDTDFGSVDDIAASASICSSSYDSECDSEKLCAQRFKIQKSKNENPTVSTEIDVSHPGEAWLLGLMEDEYSGLSIEEKLNALVALIDLLSDGSSIRPKGLSTSCGIVDYASNIQHYGSGAKIKKSSVRGHNLSSRSFLASSGQLRSASIRYASLENHPIDSATAISKFQENSGSQVKGADKMKNAIYLHSMQSIFLGSDRRYNRYWLFLGPCDATDPGHRRVYFESSEDGHWEVIDTKEALCALLSVLDDRGKREAFLIESLEKRVVFLCEAMSNKSTRNLVSRSFTQSEQSDMDRIRESSYSPVSDVDNSLYQAETTGDTLPLSSTIVLEVKRKGEEEKQSWNRLQAFDSWVWNFFYHALYAVRHGRRSYLDSLARCECCHDLYWRDEKHCKVCHITFELDLNLEERYTIHRATCREKGDDNVFPKHKVLSSQLQALKAGVHAIESIMPEGAMIGAWTKSAHKLWIKRLRRTSSMAELMQVVADFVGAINEDWFCNLPEDSSVCILDTLASFASLPQTTSALAFWLVKLDAFFYCYVWKDPKSCPQR from the exons ATGATCTTCCAAGTGAATCAAAGAGAAGCCAAAGCGAGAAAG GTTTCAAAGCAAGATAGTTCAGTCCCAGCAGATTTCTGTGGGAAGATGGCTGCTCCGATTAAAACTCATGGTATTGGAAAAGGTCTGATGACGGTTTGGCAGGCAACGAATCCTGATGCTGGGGATTTTCCTGCTAGAACCATTTTTGGTGGCCAAAAATTTATGGATGTATCTCCAGTTTCAACTTCTTCATCTGAACATTCATTGCGGCAAGGAAAACGACCACCACGACAAGCTAAAATGAAG GGAAGGGTGGGATCCAAAGTACAGGGAAAGAGAAAGCCATTAATTAAAACCAGACGG GTGGAATGTAATGAAGAAAATAGTCAAAAGCAATTATGCTATGAAAAATGTGAACTGGCTTGGGAAGGAATTAAATCTCAAGAATGCATAGACCAATTTGCTGTACTGGTAGATGATGAAGAGTTGGAGCTGAAAGAGTTGCAAGCAAGAAAACATATCATCACTTCTTGTGATCACTTCATGACAAATGGTGTTAATAGTTGCTCACTTTGTAAAG aTATGCTGGCCAAGTTTCCTCCAAATTCTGTGAAGATGAAACAACCATTTGGCATGCAGCCTTGGGATTCATCTAGAGACATTTGCAAGAAACTATTCAAG gtcttcaattttctttgtaCATATGCCACAACATTAGGCGTATGCTCCTTTACCCTTGATGAGTTTGCTGAATCATTTCATGACAAG AATTCATTCTTACTTGGAAAGGTTCACGTGGCCCTTCTCAAACTACTATTTTGTGATATTGAGGCAGAATTTAGCAATGCATATTTGACTCCTCTAAGCAAGTCTTGCAAATTTCTTGCATTAGTTCATTCG CTTGGAAGTAAAGATTTTGCTCTTGAGGTATGGAAGAAATCATTGAACCCTTTAACATGGACTGAAATACTACGTCAAGTGTTGGTTGCAGCTGGTTTTTGTTCTAAGCAAGATGCATTGCAGAAGGAAACCCTTTCTAAG GAAATGGACCTTGTGTCTAAATATGGTCTGCAACGTGGGACTTTGAAGGgtgaattatttataattttatcagAGCAAGGAAACAATGGGATCAAGGTTTCTGATTTGATAAGGGAGTCCAAG ATTGTGGATCTGAATGTTGCCGGCACTACTGAAGAACTAGAGCTTCAAATATGTTCCACTTTGTCCAGTGATAtaactttatttgaaaagatatcTTCATCTGCATATCGTCTCCGCCCTAGTCCTGCTATAATGGATGTTGATGAATTTCAGTCGGACACTGATTTTGGTAGTGTAGATGATATAGCAGCTAGTGCGTCAATATGCAGCAGTAGTTATGATTCTGAATGTGATTCAGAGAAATTGTGTGCTCAAAGATTTAAGATTCAGAAATCCAAAAACGAAAACCCAACTGTTTCCACAGAGATTGATGTAAGTCATCCAGGTGAAGCGTGGCTGTTAGGACTGATGGAAGATGAATATTCAGGTTTAAGCATTGAAGAGAAGTTGAATGCATTGGTGGCTTTAATTGATCTTCTTTCTGATGGATCAAGTATTAGGCCAAAG GGTTTGTCAACATCTTGTGGCATTGTTGATTATGCTTCCAACATTCAACATTATGGTTCTggagcaaaaataaaaaagtcttCTGTCAGGGGACACAACCTGTCATCAAGGTCATTCTTGGCTAGCTCAGGACAGTTGCGTAGTGCAAGTATCAGATATGCTTCATTGGAAAACCATCCTATCGATTCGGCCACAGCAATCTCAAAGTTCCAAGAGAATTCAGGAAGTCAAGTAAAGGGCGCAGACAAGATGAAAAATGCTATTTACTTGCATTCAATGCAATCTATCTTCTTAGGTTCTGATCGTAGGTATAATAGATATTGGCTTTTTCTTGGTCCTTGTGATGCAACTGATCCTGGTCATAGGAGGGTTTATTTTGAATCTTCGGAGGATGGGCATTGGGAAGTGATTGATACAAAAGAG GCTTTGTGTGCCTTGTTATCTGTGTTGGATGATAGAGGTAAGCGGGAAGCTTTCCTCATTGAATCTCTGGAGAAGCGTGTGGTATTTCTTTGTGAAGCCATGTCAAATAAGAGCACTAGGAATCTTGTGAGCAGGAGTTTTACGCAATCTGAACAATCTGATATGGACAGAATAAGAGAAAGCAGTTATTCTCCTGTGTCTGATGTTGATAATAGCCTATACCAAGCCGAGACTACTGGTGATACTTTGCCTTTAAGTAGTACTATAGTTCTTGAAGttaaaagaaagggagaagaagaaaagcaaagCTGGAATCGTCTCCAGGCATTTGATTCATGGGTATGGAATTTCTTCTATCATGCACTTTATGCCGTAAGGCATGGTAGAAGGTCTTATCTTGATTCACTTGCTAGATGTGAATGTTGCCATGATTTGTATTGGAGAGATGAGAAACATTGTAAAGTTTGCCATATTACCTTTGAGCTTGACTTGAACCTGGAGGAAAGATATACCATTCATAGGGCAACGTGTCGAGAAAAAGGAGATGATAATGTATTTCCAAAGCATAAGGTTTTATCATCACAGCTCCAAGCATTGAAAGCTGGAGTTCATGCAATCGAg TCTATAATGCCTGAAGGTGCTATGATTGGAGCTTGGACTAAATCTGCTCATAAGTTATGGATTAAACGGCTCAGGCGTACTTCGTCTATGGCAGAACTTATGCAg GTGGTTGCCGATTTTGTTGGCGCCATCAATGAAGATTGGTTTTGTAATCTCCCAGAGGACTCTTCGGTTTGTATTCTAGATACTTTAGCGTCTTTTGCATCCTTACCCCAAACAACCTCTGCCCTTGCATTCTGGTTGGTTAAATTGGATGCCTTCTTTTATTGCTATGTGTGGAAGGACCCGAAAAGCTGCCCGCAGAG GTAA
- the LOC101221093 gene encoding protein RADIALIS-like 2 produces MASMSSHGSNAWTKMQNKTFEMALAEYDQDTPERWVNVAKAVGEKTEEEVKMHYQLLLHDVKHIESGNVPFPYPTTSSNDDLPRKRG; encoded by the exons ATGGCTTCAATGTCCTCTCATGGCTCAAATGCATGGACTAAAATGCAAAACAAGACATTTGAAATGGCTTTGGCTGAATATGATCAAGACACTCCTGAACGATGGGTGAATGTTGCTAAGGCTGTTGGTGAAAAAACTGAAGAGGAAGTCAAGATGCATTACCAACTTCTCCTTCATGATGTCAAACATATTGAGTCTGGCAATGTCCCTTTTCCCTATCCAACGACATCGAGCAATGATGATTTGCCAAGGAAACGAG GATGA